In Arsenicicoccus dermatophilus, a genomic segment contains:
- a CDS encoding EamA family transporter yields MSPVRTDATSVRTPSAPAEAFLAPAPSGQGDVDLREVEVYPLPHVDDTEATGRAGSRTGLVLALISAAAFATSGSFAKALLGSGWTPGAAVTARIAGAALALAIPALWVLRGDLRPFLRHWKVVLGYGAVAVAGSQLFYFNAVTHLSVGVALLLEYLAPVLIVGYVWARSRTMPSPATLAGATFSMLGLALVIDLFGGIGIDPVGLAWGLAAACCNAAYFLLAARDTEGLPPIALAAGGMTVGGLVLGLAGLLGLVPMAASMADAVLAGHAVPWWAAVAGVALIAAAVAYGFGVAATRRLGSTVASFVGLTEVVFAIAFAWLLLGELPGPMQLAGGALILAGVATVKIGESRA; encoded by the coding sequence ATGAGCCCCGTCCGCACCGACGCCACGAGCGTCCGCACCCCGTCCGCGCCGGCCGAGGCCTTCCTCGCGCCGGCGCCGTCGGGTCAGGGCGACGTCGACCTCCGCGAGGTCGAGGTCTACCCCCTGCCCCACGTCGACGACACCGAGGCCACCGGCCGCGCCGGATCGCGCACCGGCCTGGTCCTCGCGCTGATCTCCGCGGCGGCCTTCGCCACGAGCGGGTCCTTCGCCAAGGCGCTGCTCGGCAGCGGGTGGACCCCCGGCGCCGCCGTCACCGCCCGCATCGCCGGAGCGGCGCTGGCGCTCGCCATACCTGCCCTGTGGGTGCTGCGGGGCGACCTGCGGCCCTTCCTGCGCCACTGGAAGGTCGTCCTCGGCTACGGCGCCGTCGCGGTGGCGGGCAGCCAGCTGTTCTACTTCAACGCGGTCACGCACCTGTCGGTCGGCGTCGCGCTCCTGCTGGAGTACCTCGCCCCCGTCCTGATCGTCGGCTACGTCTGGGCGCGCTCGCGCACCATGCCCAGCCCCGCGACGCTGGCGGGCGCGACCTTCTCGATGCTCGGCCTCGCCCTGGTCATCGACCTCTTCGGCGGGATCGGCATCGACCCGGTCGGTCTGGCCTGGGGCCTGGCCGCCGCGTGCTGCAACGCGGCCTACTTCCTGCTCGCCGCGCGCGACACCGAGGGCCTGCCCCCGATCGCGCTGGCAGCCGGCGGTATGACGGTCGGCGGCCTGGTGCTGGGCCTGGCGGGTCTGCTCGGCCTGGTCCCGATGGCCGCCTCCATGGCCGACGCCGTCCTCGCCGGCCACGCGGTCCCGTGGTGGGCCGCCGTCGCGGGGGTCGCCCTGATCGCGGCCGCCGTGGCCTACGGCTTCGGGGTCGCCGCGACGCGCCGGCTGGGCTCGACCGTGGCGTCGTTCGTGGGGCTCACCGAGGTGGTCTTCGCGATCGCCTTCGCCTGGTTGCTGCTCGGCGAGCTCCCCGGTCCGATGCAGCTGGCCGGCGGTGCGCTGATCCTGGCCGGTGTCGCGACCGTGAAGATCGGCGAGTCGCGGGCATGA
- a CDS encoding alpha/beta hydrolase — protein MSSHRPPLTLRATRMLVRGLVHLPDPLRRFLAGRPHRVDGRTLRPDVQLVLRLLEAAPGDDATELTPVQWRDEIETEAWMFGHRPYVALVRDTTIPGPAGPLAARIYDPRPGEPKGAVVTMFHGGGFVAGSLESSDPVCRFVARYVGCPVVSVAYRLAPEDPYPCAVEDAIAAFRWVRDHREELAGPRARVAVMGQGAGATLAAVVSHRTVEDERGGPDLQVLITPMVDLSRKTRSYEQFSSGYLLTEATMDWYLRHYLREPERAAEPDASPLLARHFGGLPPAYVLVSGFSVLRDEGLAYAAALKDADVPVTVRLDEGGIHGDVSAMGISPASRDLLVELCETVRSQLGLSS, from the coding sequence GTGTCCTCCCACCGCCCTCCGCTGACCCTGCGCGCCACGCGGATGCTCGTGCGCGGCCTCGTGCACCTGCCCGACCCGCTGCGACGATTCCTGGCGGGCCGCCCGCACCGGGTCGACGGGCGCACCCTGCGCCCCGACGTGCAGCTCGTCCTGCGGCTCCTGGAAGCCGCGCCGGGGGACGACGCGACCGAGCTGACGCCGGTCCAGTGGCGGGACGAGATCGAGACCGAGGCCTGGATGTTCGGGCACCGGCCCTACGTCGCGCTGGTCCGTGACACCACGATCCCGGGCCCGGCCGGTCCGCTCGCGGCCCGGATCTACGACCCCCGGCCGGGGGAGCCCAAGGGCGCGGTCGTCACGATGTTCCACGGGGGCGGCTTCGTGGCCGGGTCGCTGGAGAGCAGCGACCCGGTGTGCCGCTTCGTCGCGCGCTACGTCGGCTGCCCGGTCGTGTCCGTCGCCTACCGGCTGGCGCCGGAGGACCCCTATCCCTGCGCGGTCGAGGACGCGATCGCGGCCTTCCGGTGGGTCCGTGACCACCGGGAGGAGCTGGCCGGGCCGCGCGCGCGGGTGGCCGTCATGGGTCAGGGCGCGGGTGCCACCCTCGCGGCGGTGGTCAGCCACCGCACCGTCGAGGACGAGCGCGGCGGCCCCGACCTGCAGGTCCTGATCACCCCTATGGTGGACCTCAGCCGCAAGACCCGCTCCTACGAGCAGTTCTCCAGCGGTTACCTGCTCACCGAGGCCACCATGGACTGGTACCTGCGCCACTACCTGCGCGAGCCCGAGCGGGCCGCCGAGCCCGACGCCTCGCCCCTGCTCGCGCGCCACTTCGGGGGCCTGCCGCCCGCCTACGTCCTGGTGTCCGGCTTCTCCGTGCTGCGGGACGAGGGCCTGGCCTATGCCGCGGCGCTCAAGGACGCGGACGTGCCGGTCACCGTCCGGCTCGACGAGGGCGGCATC